The following proteins are encoded in a genomic region of Mycobacterium sp. 155:
- a CDS encoding ferredoxin reductase — protein MAKNSIKFSANVADTVRPTVAGAKERPGWHALRTIAGRITTPLLPDDYLKLANPLWSARELRGKVVEVRQETADSATLVVKPGWGFSFDYEPGQYIGIGVLMDGRWRWRSYSLTSVPDKHPIAGQRTIAITVKAMPEGFLSSHLVNGLAPGTVVRLAAPQGNFVLPDPAPASVLFLTAGSGITPVMSMLRTLVRRDQVTDIIHVHSAPTESDVMFATELAELHEAHPGYRLQLRTTRTEGRLDLSRLAEAVPDWQERQAWACGPEGMLNDAEKVWAAAGIPEHLHLERFAVSRAAVHGVGGTVTFERSGKTVEADGATPLMDAGEQVGIQMPFGCRMGICQSCVVGLVGGHVRDLRTGVEYEPGNRIQTCISAASGDCVLDV, from the coding sequence ATGGCCAAGAACTCCATAAAATTCTCGGCCAATGTGGCCGACACTGTTCGCCCCACTGTCGCGGGTGCCAAGGAGCGTCCCGGCTGGCATGCGTTACGCACCATTGCGGGCCGGATCACCACACCGCTGCTGCCTGACGACTACCTGAAGCTCGCTAACCCGCTGTGGTCGGCTCGCGAGTTGCGGGGAAAGGTGGTCGAGGTCCGGCAGGAGACCGCCGATTCCGCGACGCTGGTGGTCAAGCCGGGCTGGGGATTCTCGTTCGATTACGAGCCCGGGCAGTACATCGGAATCGGTGTGCTGATGGACGGCCGGTGGCGCTGGCGCTCCTACTCGCTGACCTCGGTGCCGGACAAGCATCCGATCGCCGGTCAGCGCACCATCGCCATCACCGTCAAGGCGATGCCCGAGGGATTCCTGTCCAGCCACCTGGTCAACGGCCTGGCGCCAGGCACCGTGGTGCGGCTGGCTGCCCCGCAGGGCAACTTCGTCCTGCCCGATCCGGCGCCGGCGTCGGTACTGTTCTTGACCGCCGGCTCCGGCATCACCCCGGTCATGTCGATGCTGCGCACGCTGGTGCGTCGCGATCAGGTCACCGACATCATCCATGTGCATTCGGCGCCGACCGAATCGGACGTGATGTTCGCTACCGAGCTGGCCGAGCTGCACGAAGCTCATCCGGGCTACCGATTGCAGCTGCGCACCACCCGCACAGAGGGGCGGCTGGACCTGTCCCGGCTGGCCGAGGCGGTGCCGGACTGGCAGGAACGCCAGGCCTGGGCGTGTGGACCGGAAGGCATGCTCAACGACGCCGAGAAGGTGTGGGCGGCGGCGGGTATCCCCGAGCATCTGCACTTGGAACGGTTCGCGGTGTCGCGGGCCGCGGTGCACGGGGTCGGTGGCACCGTGACGTTCGAGCGCAGTGGCAAGACCGTCGAAGCCGACGGTGCGACGCCGCTGATGGATGCGGGCGAACAGGTCGGCATCCAGATGCCCTTCGGGTGCCGGATGGGTATCTGCCAGTCCTGCGTCGTGGGTCTGGTCGGTGGACACGTCCGCGACTTGCGTACGGGCGTCGAATATGAACCCGGGAACCGGATTCAAACCTGTATTTCGGCGGCTTCCGGCGATTGTGTACTCGACGTTTAA
- the ppk2 gene encoding polyphosphate kinase 2: MDTASNGGSAGGRKRDGKPKLSNKVYEAELFRLQTEFVRMQEWVRHTGARIVVVFEGRDAAGKGGTIKRITEYLSPRIARVAALPAPTERERGQWYYQRYVAHLPAKGEIVLFDRSWYNRAGVEQVMEFCTPQEHHLFLRQTPIFEQMLLEDGILLRKYWFSVSDDEQLRRFRSRQDDPMRQWKLSPMDLESVYRWEDYSRAKDQMMVHTDTPQSPWYVVESDVKKHARLNMMAHLLSTIDYHDVERPQVTLPDRPVLTGGYRRPSRDLARYVGDHVATLIGDCE, translated from the coding sequence ATGGATACAGCATCGAACGGCGGGTCGGCCGGCGGCCGGAAGCGCGACGGCAAGCCGAAGCTCTCGAACAAGGTGTATGAGGCCGAGTTGTTCCGGCTGCAAACAGAGTTCGTGAGGATGCAGGAGTGGGTCCGGCATACCGGCGCTCGCATCGTGGTGGTGTTCGAGGGCCGCGACGCCGCGGGCAAGGGTGGCACCATCAAGCGGATCACCGAGTATCTCAGCCCGCGGATCGCGCGGGTGGCCGCGCTGCCCGCACCCACAGAACGCGAACGGGGCCAATGGTATTACCAACGCTACGTCGCGCACCTGCCCGCCAAGGGCGAGATCGTGCTGTTCGACCGGTCCTGGTACAACCGGGCCGGCGTCGAACAGGTCATGGAGTTCTGCACGCCGCAAGAGCATCACTTGTTCCTGCGCCAGACACCGATCTTCGAGCAGATGCTGCTCGAGGACGGGATCCTGTTGCGCAAGTACTGGTTCTCGGTGTCCGACGACGAGCAGTTGCGTCGGTTCCGGTCGCGGCAGGACGATCCGATGCGGCAGTGGAAGCTCTCGCCGATGGATCTGGAATCGGTGTACCGCTGGGAGGATTATTCACGGGCCAAGGACCAGATGATGGTTCACACCGACACGCCGCAAAGTCCTTGGTATGTCGTCGAATCCGACGTCAAGAAGCATGCCCGGCTCAATATGATGGCGCATCTGCTGTCCACCATCGACTACCACGACGTGGAGCGGCCGCAGGTGACACTGCCCGATCGGCCCGTGTTGACCGGAGGCTACCGGCGTCCGTCACGGGATCTGGCCCGCTACGTCGGCGATCATGTCGCGACGTTGATCGGGGACTGCGAGTAG
- a CDS encoding wax ester/triacylglycerol synthase family O-acyltransferase, with protein sequence MVSRLSASDATFYHLENSSTPMYVGSLEILRKPRAGLSYETLLATVERRLPQIPRYRQKVREVTLGLARPVWVDDRDFDITYHIRRSALPSPGSDAQLHDLVARLGSRPLDKTRPLWEMYLVEGLTKNRIAIYTRSHQALVNGMTALEIGHVIADRTQKPPEFGEDIWIPAREPSDRKLVLGAIGEWIARPTSQLAAVRDAVIDVATNSGELAAVGRRVADVVRTVARGTAPSSPLNATVSRNRRFTVAEHRLEDYRTVRARYDCDINDVVLAVVAGALRNWLLSRGEPVTPTTTVRAMAPMSVYPDAELDSTAPGQAISEVSPFLVDLPVGEGNPVVRLSQIAHATESHSTAASLVDARTIVTLSGFAPPTLHAMGIRVATGFSARQFNLLITNVPGAQKQMYVAGTKLLETYAVPPLLQNQVLAIGVTSYNGMLYFGINADRDAMSDVDVVPSLLRESLEELLDAAR encoded by the coding sequence ATGGTGAGCAGGCTGTCGGCGTCCGACGCGACGTTCTACCACCTGGAGAACTCTTCGACTCCAATGTATGTGGGGTCGCTGGAGATCCTGCGCAAACCTCGGGCCGGGCTGAGCTACGAGACGCTGCTGGCGACCGTCGAACGGCGGCTGCCGCAGATTCCCCGGTACCGCCAGAAGGTGCGGGAGGTGACTCTGGGGCTGGCCCGACCGGTTTGGGTCGACGACCGTGACTTCGATATCACCTATCACATCCGTCGCTCGGCGCTGCCATCTCCGGGTAGCGATGCGCAGCTGCACGATCTGGTCGCGCGGCTGGGTTCCCGACCGCTGGACAAGACGCGTCCGCTGTGGGAGATGTACCTTGTCGAGGGCCTCACGAAGAACCGGATCGCCATCTACACCAGGTCCCACCAGGCATTGGTGAACGGGATGACGGCCCTGGAGATCGGCCACGTGATCGCCGACCGCACCCAGAAGCCGCCGGAGTTCGGCGAGGACATCTGGATTCCGGCCCGTGAACCCAGCGACAGGAAGCTCGTGCTCGGCGCCATCGGCGAGTGGATCGCCCGGCCGACCAGCCAGCTGGCGGCCGTGCGGGACGCCGTCATCGACGTGGCCACCAACAGTGGTGAGCTGGCCGCCGTCGGGCGCCGGGTGGCCGATGTGGTCCGCACCGTGGCCCGTGGCACTGCGCCCAGCAGCCCGTTGAACGCCACGGTGTCGCGCAATCGCCGGTTCACTGTGGCCGAGCATCGGCTGGAGGATTACCGGACGGTGCGAGCCCGCTACGACTGCGACATCAACGACGTGGTGCTCGCGGTGGTGGCCGGGGCGCTGCGCAACTGGTTGCTGTCTCGCGGCGAGCCGGTGACGCCCACCACCACGGTGCGGGCGATGGCGCCGATGTCGGTGTATCCGGACGCCGAATTGGATTCGACGGCACCCGGCCAGGCGATCAGTGAGGTGTCTCCGTTCCTGGTCGACCTGCCGGTGGGGGAGGGTAACCCCGTCGTGCGGCTATCCCAGATCGCCCACGCCACCGAATCACACTCCACCGCAGCCAGTCTGGTCGATGCGCGCACCATCGTCACGCTGTCGGGGTTCGCTCCGCCGACGTTGCATGCCATGGGGATTCGGGTGGCCACCGGCTTCTCGGCACGGCAGTTCAATCTGCTGATCACCAATGTGCCTGGGGCGCAGAAGCAGATGTACGTCGCGGGGACCAAGCTGCTGGAGACCTACGCGGTACCGCCGCTGCTGCAGAACCAGGTGTTGGCGATCGGTGTGACTTCCTACAACGGCATGCTGTACTTCGGGATCAACGCCGACCGCGACGCCATGAGCGATGTCGACGTGGTGCCGAGCCTGCTGCGCGAGTCGCTGGAGGAGCTGCTCGATGCGGCCAGATGA
- a CDS encoding Rv3235 family protein — translation MPIPETTPTLSLTAPVVDCEPPPRPLGPVALTPCPAPTTLHRPSPRRLRLVEPPADLPPQTGAAQFAELALRRVLEVVDRRRPPAQLRPLMSSQVLDAVLALPPARQPAAATLRRVRLRTAPGPGGAEVFATFSRGPRVHAIAARIELRSGRWQLTALQVG, via the coding sequence GTGCCCATCCCGGAAACCACCCCCACGTTGTCGTTGACCGCCCCAGTGGTCGACTGTGAGCCGCCCCCGCGGCCGCTCGGCCCGGTGGCTCTCACGCCGTGCCCGGCGCCCACGACACTGCACCGGCCGAGCCCACGCCGGTTGCGGTTGGTCGAGCCGCCGGCGGACCTTCCACCGCAGACCGGGGCGGCACAGTTCGCCGAGCTGGCGCTGCGCCGAGTGCTGGAGGTCGTTGACCGACGCCGGCCGCCTGCACAGCTGCGGCCGCTGATGAGCTCTCAGGTGCTCGACGCAGTGCTGGCCCTTCCACCGGCTCGGCAACCGGCAGCAGCAACCCTGCGCCGGGTGCGGTTACGCACTGCACCGGGGCCCGGCGGGGCAGAGGTGTTCGCCACCTTCAGCCGCGGGCCGCGAGTGCACGCCATCGCTGCAAGAATCGAATTGCGCAGCGGCCGTTGGCAACTGACTGCCCTGCAGGTCGGCTAA
- the secA gene encoding preprotein translocase subunit SecA, whose product MLSKLLRFGEGRMVKRLKKVSEYVDTQASDVEKLSDAELRAKTDEFKKRIADGEQLDDLLPEAFAVAREAAWRVLSQRHFDVQVMGGAALHFGNVAEMKTGEGKTLTAVLPAYLNALSGKGVHVVTVNDYLAKRDSEWMGRVHRFLGLDVGVILSGLTPEERRVAYAADITYGTNNEFGFDYLRDNMAHSTEDMVQRGHNFAIVDEVDSILIDEARTPLIISGPADGASNWYTEFARLAPLMKKDVHYEVDIKKRTIGVHELGVEFVEDQLGIDNLYEAANSPLVSYLNNALKAKELFERDKEYIVRDGDVLIVDEFTGRVLLGRRYNEGMHQAIEAKEHVEIKAENQTLATITLQNYFRLYDKLSGMTGTAETEAAELHEIYKLGVVPIPTNRPMVRADQSDLIYKTEEAKYIAVVDDVAERYEKGQPVLIGTTSVERSEYLSRQFSKRKIPHNVLNAKYHEQEAGIIAEAGRLGAITVATNMAGRGTDIVLGGNVDFLADKRLREQGLDPVETPEDYESAWDDTLTKIKDEADEEAEKVVAAGGLYVLGTERHESRRIDNQLRGRSGRQGDPGESRFYLSLGDELMRRFNGATLESLLTRLNLPDDVPIEAKMVTRAIKSAQTQVEQQNFEVRKNVLKYDEVMNQQRMVIYKERRKILEGENLQEQAHDMLVDVVTAYVDGATAEGYAEDWDLETLWTALKTLYPVGIDHHDLVDSSAVGEAGELTREELRETLIKDAERAYAEREKQLEAIAGEGAMRQLERNVLLNVIDRKWREHLYEMDYLKEGIGLRAMAQRDPLVEYQREGYDMFAGMLDALKEESVGFLFNVQVEAAPAPAVAPVAAPQGLAEFAAAAAERASASSDSAGRPEPAAVATKERPAALRAKGIDDERTDNGAPALTYSGPSEDGSVEVQRSGSGGGRHAAPSGGTRRERREAARRQAKTGKPSSHRKG is encoded by the coding sequence GTGCTGTCGAAGTTGCTCCGTTTCGGTGAAGGCCGCATGGTCAAGCGCCTCAAGAAGGTGTCTGAGTATGTCGACACCCAGGCCTCCGACGTCGAGAAGCTCTCTGACGCCGAGCTGCGGGCCAAGACCGACGAATTCAAGAAGCGGATCGCCGACGGCGAGCAGCTCGATGACCTGCTGCCCGAGGCGTTCGCGGTGGCCCGCGAAGCGGCCTGGCGTGTGCTCAGCCAGCGCCACTTCGACGTCCAGGTGATGGGTGGTGCGGCGCTGCACTTCGGCAACGTCGCCGAGATGAAGACCGGTGAGGGCAAGACCCTGACCGCGGTGCTCCCGGCCTATCTCAACGCGCTGAGCGGCAAGGGTGTGCACGTCGTCACCGTCAACGACTATCTCGCCAAGCGCGACAGTGAGTGGATGGGCCGAGTGCACCGTTTCCTCGGCCTTGATGTCGGCGTGATCCTGTCAGGACTTACGCCGGAGGAGCGTCGGGTCGCCTATGCGGCCGACATCACCTACGGCACCAACAACGAGTTCGGCTTCGACTACTTGCGCGACAACATGGCGCATTCGACCGAGGACATGGTGCAGCGCGGCCACAACTTCGCCATCGTCGATGAGGTCGACTCGATCCTCATCGACGAGGCCCGTACCCCGCTGATCATCTCCGGCCCGGCCGACGGCGCGTCGAACTGGTACACCGAGTTCGCCCGGCTGGCTCCGTTGATGAAGAAAGACGTCCACTACGAGGTGGACATCAAGAAGCGCACCATCGGCGTGCACGAGCTGGGTGTGGAGTTCGTCGAGGACCAGCTCGGTATCGACAACCTCTACGAGGCGGCTAACTCGCCGCTGGTCAGCTACCTCAACAATGCGCTGAAGGCCAAGGAGCTGTTCGAGCGCGACAAGGAGTACATCGTCCGCGACGGCGACGTGCTCATCGTCGACGAGTTCACCGGCCGCGTGCTGCTGGGGCGGCGCTACAACGAGGGCATGCACCAGGCCATCGAGGCCAAGGAGCACGTCGAGATCAAGGCCGAGAACCAGACGCTGGCCACCATCACACTGCAGAACTACTTCCGGCTCTACGACAAGCTCTCCGGCATGACCGGTACGGCTGAGACCGAGGCCGCCGAGCTCCACGAGATCTACAAGCTGGGTGTGGTGCCGATCCCCACCAACAGGCCGATGGTCCGCGCTGATCAGTCCGATCTGATCTACAAGACCGAGGAAGCCAAGTACATCGCCGTCGTCGACGACGTCGCGGAGCGCTACGAAAAGGGTCAGCCGGTGCTGATCGGCACCACCAGCGTCGAGCGTTCGGAATATCTGTCGCGCCAGTTCAGCAAGCGCAAAATCCCGCACAACGTGCTCAACGCGAAATACCACGAGCAGGAGGCCGGCATCATCGCCGAGGCGGGCCGGCTGGGCGCCATCACTGTGGCCACCAACATGGCCGGCCGCGGCACCGACATCGTGCTGGGTGGCAACGTCGACTTCCTGGCCGACAAGCGGCTGCGCGAACAGGGTCTGGACCCGGTCGAGACGCCGGAGGACTACGAGTCCGCGTGGGACGACACGCTCACGAAGATCAAGGACGAGGCCGACGAAGAAGCCGAAAAGGTCGTCGCCGCGGGGGGCCTGTACGTGCTGGGCACCGAGCGTCATGAGTCGCGCCGCATCGACAACCAGTTGCGAGGGCGCTCCGGTCGCCAGGGCGACCCGGGCGAGTCCCGGTTCTACCTGTCCCTGGGCGACGAGCTCATGCGGCGGTTCAACGGCGCGACGCTGGAATCGCTGCTGACCAGGCTCAACCTGCCCGATGACGTGCCGATCGAGGCCAAGATGGTCACCCGCGCCATCAAGAGCGCACAGACCCAGGTCGAGCAGCAGAACTTCGAGGTCCGTAAGAACGTCCTCAAGTACGACGAGGTGATGAACCAGCAGCGCATGGTCATCTACAAGGAACGCCGCAAGATCCTCGAGGGTGAGAACCTGCAGGAGCAGGCCCACGACATGCTGGTCGATGTCGTCACCGCCTACGTCGACGGCGCCACCGCCGAAGGCTACGCCGAGGACTGGGACCTGGAAACCTTGTGGACGGCGCTCAAGACCCTGTACCCGGTCGGCATCGATCACCACGATCTGGTGGATTCCAGTGCCGTCGGGGAGGCCGGTGAGCTCACTCGCGAGGAGCTGCGCGAAACCCTGATCAAAGATGCCGAGCGGGCCTACGCCGAACGCGAGAAGCAGCTGGAGGCGATTGCCGGCGAGGGCGCCATGCGTCAGCTGGAACGCAACGTGCTGCTCAACGTGATCGACCGCAAATGGCGCGAGCACCTCTACGAGATGGACTACCTCAAAGAGGGCATCGGCCTGCGGGCGATGGCGCAGCGCGACCCGTTGGTGGAATACCAGCGCGAGGGCTACGACATGTTCGCCGGCATGCTCGACGCGCTCAAGGAGGAGTCGGTCGGGTTCCTGTTCAACGTGCAGGTCGAAGCCGCCCCTGCTCCGGCGGTGGCCCCGGTGGCCGCCCCGCAGGGCCTCGCCGAGTTCGCCGCAGCGGCCGCGGAGCGGGCCTCGGCATCATCGGATTCCGCCGGCCGACCCGAGCCTGCCGCCGTCGCCACCAAGGAACGTCCGGCTGCGTTGCGGGCCAAGGGCATCGACGATGAGCGGACCGACAACGGCGCACCTGCGCTGACCTACAGCGGGCCTTCCGAGGACGGGTCCGTGGAGGTGCAACGCTCGGGTTCCGGCGGGGGTCGGCACGCGGCACCGTCCGGTGGTACCCGTCGGGAGCGCCGGGAAGCGGCGCGCCGGCAGGCCAAGACCGGTAAGCCGAGTTCGCACCGCAAGGGTTAG
- the hpf gene encoding ribosome hibernation-promoting factor, HPF/YfiA family, with translation MDSVRTVVVEDHDADANLEPDAEVVVKGRNVEVPDHFRIYVAEKLSRLERFDRTIYLFDVELDHERNRRQRKNCQHVEITARGRGPVVRGEACADSFYAALESAADKLEARLRRSKDRRKIHYGDKTPVSLHEATAQDPVLGEPGATSVIDTGEPAYLDDHEPGRVVRIKEHPARPMTVDDALYEMELVGHDFFLFHDKECDKPTVVYRRHAYDYGLIRLA, from the coding sequence ATGGATTCAGTCCGCACCGTGGTGGTCGAGGATCATGACGCCGACGCCAACCTGGAACCCGACGCCGAAGTTGTGGTCAAGGGGCGCAACGTGGAGGTTCCCGATCATTTCCGTATCTATGTAGCGGAGAAACTGTCGCGCCTGGAGCGATTCGACCGGACCATCTACCTTTTCGACGTCGAACTTGACCACGAACGCAACCGACGACAACGCAAGAACTGTCAACATGTGGAAATCACCGCTCGAGGTCGGGGCCCAGTAGTCCGCGGCGAGGCCTGCGCGGACAGTTTCTACGCGGCCCTTGAATCAGCGGCCGACAAGCTCGAGGCCCGACTGCGCCGCAGCAAGGACCGCCGCAAGATCCACTACGGCGACAAGACGCCGGTATCGCTGCACGAAGCGACTGCCCAGGATCCCGTCCTGGGAGAGCCGGGTGCGACGTCGGTGATCGACACCGGCGAACCCGCATACCTCGACGATCACGAACCCGGCCGGGTGGTACGCATTAAGGAGCACCCAGCCCGGCCTATGACCGTGGACGACGCCCTCTATGAGATGGAACTGGTCGGCCACGATTTCTTCCTGTTCCACGACAAGGAGTGCGACAAACCGACGGTGGTGTACCGGCGGCACGCCTACGACTACGGCTTGATCCGCCTCGCCTGA
- a CDS encoding ComF family protein, producing the protein MLDLILPLECGGCGAPATPWCPACASVLTVRSDEPHLVTPRTDPGVPVFALGRYAGARRAAIVAAKERGRTDLVAPLAAALRVGLDRLLTWGVVGAPLDVVPAPTRRLAARRRGGDPVTAMAIAACAGRPGVRTVPALRLRPWVRDSVGLSSAARQRNIAGRVRLVAGVTGEVLLVDDIVTTGATAAESVRVLRGAGVFVAGVLVLAHA; encoded by the coding sequence ATGCTCGACCTGATCCTGCCGCTGGAATGCGGCGGCTGCGGCGCCCCGGCCACGCCGTGGTGCCCGGCGTGCGCGTCGGTGCTCACGGTGCGTTCCGACGAACCGCACCTGGTCACCCCGCGTACCGATCCTGGCGTACCGGTGTTCGCGCTGGGGCGTTACGCGGGCGCCAGGCGCGCCGCCATCGTGGCCGCCAAGGAGCGGGGACGCACGGACCTCGTGGCACCGCTGGCGGCCGCACTGAGGGTTGGGCTGGATCGGTTACTGACCTGGGGTGTCGTCGGCGCGCCGCTGGACGTGGTGCCCGCGCCCACCCGCAGGCTCGCCGCCCGCCGTCGTGGTGGCGACCCCGTCACCGCGATGGCCATCGCGGCGTGCGCGGGTCGCCCCGGGGTGCGAACCGTGCCGGCGCTGCGGCTGCGGCCTTGGGTCCGTGATTCCGTCGGGCTTTCCAGCGCCGCTCGGCAGCGCAACATCGCCGGGCGGGTCCGTTTGGTGGCCGGTGTGACCGGCGAGGTGCTGCTCGTCGACGACATCGTGACGACCGGTGCCACCGCAGCCGAGTCGGTGCGTGTACTGCGCGGCGCGGGGGTCTTCGTGGCGGGCGTGTTGGTGCTCGCACATGCCTGA
- the lpqB gene encoding MtrAB system accessory lipoprotein LpqB, with amino-acid sequence MLAAPIIGLVVLTSSCAGIPSTSSPQAIGTVERPAPQNLPKPSPEMDPDVLLREFLKATADPANRHLAARQFLTESASSSWDDAGSALLIDRVVFVETRSSDRVSVTMHADILGSFSDLGVFETGEGALPDPGPIELIKTSGGWRIDKLPNGVFLDWQQFQSTYKRNNLYFVDPTGNTVVPDPRYVAVSDPDQLATELISKLIAGPRPEMAKSVDNLLGAPLKLRGPVTRADGGKTGVGRGYGGARIDLENLPAGDPHSRQLLAAQIIWTLARAGISGPYVINADGAPLDDRFADGWETSDVAATDPGAAPGAAAGLHALVGGSLVSLEGQAAPRVSGSFGLAPNQVSASVSRNGQEAASVVVAPPGAPNAGATLWIGPLGGGAAQAMEGHTLSRPSWALDQAVWVVVDGINVVRAIQDASGAPARIPVDTTAVATRYPGPITDLQLSRDGTRAAMVISGQVILAGVEQNQDGQFQLTYPRRLGFGLGNTVVSLAWRTGDDIVVSRTDPQHPVSYVNIDGVNSDGPSRNLVMPVTTVAANPSTVYVADQRGVLQLSASASSDNPGWSEVHPLMVAGAIPVLPG; translated from the coding sequence GTGCTGGCCGCGCCGATCATCGGCCTGGTGGTGCTCACGTCCAGCTGTGCGGGAATCCCCAGCACATCCTCACCCCAGGCGATCGGCACCGTCGAGCGCCCGGCGCCGCAGAATCTGCCCAAGCCGTCTCCGGAGATGGACCCCGACGTGTTGCTGCGGGAATTCCTCAAGGCCACAGCCGATCCTGCGAATCGTCATCTGGCCGCCCGGCAGTTTCTCACCGAATCTGCGTCGAGTTCCTGGGACGACGCCGGCAGCGCCCTGTTGATCGACCGGGTCGTGTTCGTCGAAACCCGTAGCTCAGACCGGGTTTCGGTGACCATGCACGCCGACATCCTCGGATCGTTCTCGGATCTCGGCGTATTCGAGACAGGGGAGGGTGCGCTGCCCGACCCGGGCCCGATCGAGTTGATCAAGACCAGCGGCGGGTGGCGCATCGACAAGCTGCCCAACGGTGTTTTCCTTGACTGGCAACAGTTTCAGTCCACCTACAAGCGCAACAACCTGTACTTCGTGGACCCGACCGGCAATACCGTCGTGCCCGACCCGCGCTACGTTGCGGTGTCCGACCCCGACCAGCTGGCCACCGAGCTGATCTCCAAGCTGATCGCCGGTCCGCGGCCCGAGATGGCCAAGTCGGTGGACAACCTGCTGGGCGCGCCGCTGAAACTGCGCGGCCCGGTCACGCGTGCGGACGGCGGCAAGACGGGTGTCGGTCGCGGCTACGGCGGTGCCCGTATCGATCTGGAGAATTTGCCGGCCGGAGATCCGCACAGCAGACAACTGCTGGCCGCCCAGATCATCTGGACGTTGGCGCGTGCAGGCATCAGTGGGCCCTACGTGATCAACGCCGACGGTGCGCCGCTCGACGACCGGTTCGCCGATGGCTGGGAAACCTCCGACGTCGCGGCCACCGATCCGGGGGCCGCCCCGGGCGCAGCAGCGGGGTTGCATGCACTGGTAGGCGGGTCGCTCGTGTCGCTGGAGGGGCAGGCGGCGCCACGGGTCTCGGGTTCCTTCGGGCTTGCGCCGAACCAGGTCTCGGCGTCGGTGTCACGCAACGGGCAGGAGGCTGCCTCTGTGGTGGTGGCACCGCCCGGCGCGCCCAATGCCGGCGCCACCCTGTGGATCGGCCCGCTGGGCGGCGGCGCAGCGCAGGCCATGGAGGGCCACACGCTGTCACGACCGAGCTGGGCGTTGGACCAGGCGGTCTGGGTGGTGGTCGACGGCATCAACGTGGTCCGCGCCATTCAGGACGCCTCCGGTGCCCCGGCCCGGATTCCGGTCGACACCACGGCGGTGGCCACTCGATACCCCGGGCCGATCACCGACCTGCAGCTGTCCCGTGACGGCACCCGGGCGGCGATGGTCATCAGCGGTCAGGTGATCCTGGCCGGTGTCGAGCAGAACCAGGACGGACAGTTCCAGCTGACCTATCCGCGCCGGCTCGGCTTCGGGCTTGGCAACACCGTGGTGTCGTTGGCCTGGCGGACCGGCGATGACATCGTGGTCTCGCGCACCGATCCGCAGCACCCCGTGTCCTACGTCAACATCGACGGGGTCAACTCCGACGGGCCGAGCCGCAATCTGGTGATGCCGGTGACCACCGTGGCCGCTAACCCGTCGACGGTGTACGTGGCCGATCAGCGTGGCGTACTGCAGCTTTCGGCGTCGGCCAGCAGCGACAACCCCGGCTGGTCGGAGGTGCACCCGTTGATGGTGGCCGGCGCGATACCCGTGCTGCCGGGCTGA